From one Flavobacterium kingsejongi genomic stretch:
- the fsa gene encoding fructose-6-phosphate aldolase: protein MKFFIDTANLAQIKEAQELGVLDGVTTNPSLMAKEGITGKNNILKHYVDICNLVEGDVSAEVNAVDLEGMIKEGEELAELHPQIVVKIPMTLDGIKAIKYFSDREIRTNCTLIFSAGQALLAAKAGATYVSPFIGRLDDISTDGLNLIEEIREIYDNYGYETEILAASVRHTMHIINCAKIGADVMTGPLSAILGLAKHPLTDIGLAQFIADFEKGNK from the coding sequence ATGAAATTTTTTATTGATACCGCAAATTTAGCGCAGATTAAAGAAGCCCAGGAACTTGGGGTTTTAGATGGAGTAACAACAAATCCTTCCCTAATGGCCAAAGAAGGCATTACCGGAAAAAACAATATATTAAAACATTATGTTGACATCTGTAACCTGGTAGAAGGGGATGTAAGTGCTGAAGTAAATGCAGTAGATTTGGAAGGAATGATTAAAGAAGGGGAGGAGCTGGCAGAACTGCATCCACAGATTGTGGTAAAAATTCCAATGACACTGGATGGGATCAAAGCGATAAAATATTTTTCCGATCGTGAAATCAGAACCAATTGTACTTTGATTTTTTCAGCAGGACAGGCATTATTGGCTGCCAAAGCCGGAGCAACGTATGTGTCTCCTTTTATTGGAAGGCTGGATGATATTTCTACCGATGGATTGAATCTTATTGAGGAGATTCGCGAAATTTATGATAACTACGGTTATGAAACCGAAATTTTAGCAGCATCTGTACGGCATACAATGCACATTATTAACTGTGCTAAAATTGGTGCCGACGTAATGACCGGGCCACTTTCAGCAATCCTTGGATTGGCAAAACACCCGTTAACCGATATCGGACTGGCTCAGTTTATTGCTGATTTTGAAAAAGGAAATAAATAA
- a CDS encoding TlpA family protein disulfide reductase, with protein sequence MTQLSFRELFFFSSAVLLFLNSCDKPFKDNDYTAYFGGEVSNPKTSYVLLYKDSTLIDTIPLDKNNRFYKKFDSLTPGLYTFKHDPEYQYVYFDKNDSLMVRVNANDFDNSVVFCGRGEEKNNFLMELYLKNEKDRSGMYEIFDYDLNKFEKNIDSSYTSAKQFAATHKQEQQWSDDFDAYVQASVDFPYYAKKEIYPQAHKIRTGKNILNKLPKDFYGFRKKINFNDDQITNYSPFVRYLTVMLNNIAASETVAGQNSSDAALELNIRKLNIADSLFTSQKIKNSVLNNIAFMYLLEDQHIQNNKKFLDRFYTLSTDNKEEKEIRKIGDAVQLLKAGNRLPDIMLFNDKDEKVAANSLFKKKTVVFFWTEKAKSHIISAHKIAKNLAKKYPNVAFIAINLDDDQQEWKTELANYNFEQVQEYRVADFEALKAKWVITKIHRTLVINADGTIANAFTNLFDVKFEDNLK encoded by the coding sequence ATGACTCAACTTAGTTTTCGGGAATTGTTTTTTTTTTCTTCTGCAGTATTACTATTTTTAAATTCATGCGACAAACCATTTAAAGACAACGACTACACTGCTTATTTTGGTGGTGAAGTGTCCAATCCCAAAACCTCGTATGTCCTATTATACAAAGACAGCACGCTAATCGATACGATTCCGTTAGACAAGAACAACCGATTCTACAAAAAGTTTGATTCCCTGACCCCCGGCCTTTATACCTTCAAACACGATCCGGAATACCAATATGTTTATTTTGATAAAAATGACAGCCTCATGGTACGGGTGAATGCTAATGATTTTGATAACTCCGTTGTATTTTGCGGTCGCGGTGAAGAGAAGAATAATTTCCTGATGGAATTGTACCTCAAGAATGAAAAAGATCGTTCCGGGATGTATGAAATATTCGATTACGACCTAAACAAATTTGAAAAAAATATTGATTCTTCCTATACTTCCGCGAAACAATTTGCTGCTACACACAAACAGGAACAGCAGTGGAGTGATGATTTTGATGCGTATGTACAAGCCAGTGTCGACTTCCCCTATTATGCCAAGAAAGAAATTTATCCTCAGGCTCATAAAATCCGGACTGGAAAAAACATCCTGAATAAACTTCCGAAAGACTTTTACGGTTTCCGCAAAAAGATCAATTTCAATGATGACCAGATTACCAATTATTCTCCCTTTGTCCGTTACCTTACGGTTATGCTGAATAATATCGCTGCCTCCGAAACTGTCGCGGGACAAAATAGTAGCGATGCTGCTCTGGAACTCAACATCCGGAAACTAAATATTGCCGACAGCCTCTTTACTTCCCAAAAGATAAAAAATAGTGTCCTGAATAATATTGCGTTCATGTATTTGCTCGAAGACCAGCACATTCAGAACAACAAAAAATTCCTGGATCGTTTTTATACACTTTCTACAGACAATAAAGAGGAAAAGGAAATCCGTAAAATTGGTGATGCGGTACAGCTCCTTAAAGCAGGCAACAGACTACCAGACATCATGCTCTTTAATGACAAGGATGAAAAAGTAGCGGCCAATTCCTTATTCAAAAAGAAAACGGTAGTATTCTTCTGGACGGAAAAAGCGAAATCCCACATTATCAGCGCCCACAAAATTGCCAAAAACTTAGCGAAAAAGTATCCGAATGTAGCCTTTATCGCCATCAACCTTGACGACGACCAACAAGAATGGAAAACGGAACTGGCGAATTATAATTTCGAACAGGTACAGGAATACCGCGTAGCTGATTTTGAAGCCCTGAAAGCAAAATGGGTGATTACCAAAATCCACCGCACACTGGTCATCAATGCCGATGGCACTATAGCTAACGCTTTTACTAATCTTTTTGATGTAAAGTTTGAAGACAACCTAAAATAG
- a CDS encoding ABC-F family ATP-binding cassette domain-containing protein — translation MLTVNNLSVQFGKRILFDEVNTTFTDGNIYGVIGANGAGKSTFLKILAGEMDPTSGHIHLEPGKRMSVLNQNHNMFDEHTVLETVMMGNKKLFSVKKEMDEIYLKEDFSDKDGDRVGELQVIFEEMNGWNADSDAASLLSSLGIGEEHHYSLMGDLDSKLKVRVLLAQALFGNPDVLIMDEPTNDLDFETIAWLENFLANYDNTVIVVSHDRHFLDAVCTHISDIDFSKINHYSGNYTFWYESSQLAAKQRAQQNKKAEEKKQELEEFIRRFSANVAKSKQATSRKKMISKLNISEIKPSSRRYPAIIFDQEREAGDQILNVVGLGASVDGETLFTNVDLNMAKGDKIVLFSKDSRATTAFYEILNGNQAADAGTFDWGITTNQAYLPVDNHAFFENDLTLVDWLRQWAKTEEERDEVYIRGFLGKMIFSGEEALKTSRVLSGGEKVRCMLSRMMMERANVLMLDEPTNHLDLESITAFNNSLKNFKGSLIFTTHDHEFSQTVGNRIIELTPQGAIDRYMTFDDYLDDDKVQELRKKMYS, via the coding sequence ATGTTAACAGTAAATAATTTATCAGTTCAGTTTGGCAAAAGAATTTTGTTTGACGAAGTGAATACAACTTTTACAGATGGAAATATTTACGGTGTTATTGGAGCAAATGGCGCTGGAAAATCAACTTTCTTAAAGATCCTGGCAGGCGAAATGGATCCTACTTCCGGGCACATCCACCTGGAACCTGGTAAAAGGATGTCTGTATTGAACCAGAATCACAACATGTTCGATGAGCACACAGTTCTGGAAACGGTGATGATGGGGAATAAGAAGCTTTTTTCGGTAAAGAAAGAAATGGACGAAATATACCTGAAAGAAGACTTTTCTGATAAAGATGGAGATCGTGTTGGAGAACTACAGGTAATTTTTGAAGAGATGAATGGTTGGAATGCCGATTCTGATGCTGCTTCTTTATTGTCAAGCCTTGGTATTGGCGAAGAGCACCATTATAGTTTAATGGGGGATTTGGATAGTAAACTGAAAGTACGGGTGCTTTTGGCACAGGCGCTTTTTGGAAATCCTGATGTATTGATCATGGATGAGCCTACCAATGACCTGGATTTTGAAACCATTGCCTGGTTGGAAAACTTCCTGGCAAATTATGATAATACAGTAATTGTAGTATCTCACGACCGTCACTTCCTGGATGCAGTATGTACGCATATCTCGGATATTGACTTTAGTAAGATCAACCATTACTCCGGTAACTATACATTCTGGTATGAATCCAGCCAGTTGGCCGCAAAACAACGCGCTCAACAGAATAAGAAAGCGGAAGAGAAGAAACAGGAATTGGAGGAATTCATCCGTCGTTTCAGCGCCAACGTTGCAAAATCAAAACAGGCAACTTCCCGTAAGAAAATGATCAGCAAACTGAACATTTCTGAAATCAAGCCGTCAAGCCGTCGTTATCCTGCTATAATCTTTGACCAGGAACGTGAAGCCGGAGACCAGATTTTAAATGTGGTGGGTTTAGGTGCTTCTGTTGATGGTGAAACATTATTTACCAATGTAGACCTGAACATGGCAAAAGGCGACAAGATTGTATTGTTCTCCAAAGATTCCCGTGCAACCACCGCATTCTATGAAATTCTTAATGGAAATCAGGCTGCAGATGCCGGAACCTTCGACTGGGGTATTACGACTAATCAGGCCTACCTTCCGGTAGATAACCATGCATTTTTTGAAAATGACCTTACCTTAGTGGACTGGTTACGCCAATGGGCTAAAACAGAAGAAGAGCGTGATGAAGTATACATCCGTGGATTCCTGGGTAAAATGATTTTCTCCGGTGAGGAAGCTTTAAAAACGAGCCGTGTATTGTCAGGAGGAGAAAAAGTACGTTGTATGCTTTCCCGAATGATGATGGAACGTGCCAATGTATTGATGCTGGACGAACCAACGAATCACCTGGATCTGGAATCGATCACGGCTTTCAATAACTCTTTGAAAAACTTTAAAGGATCATTGATTTTTACCACGCATGACCACGAATTTTCGCAGACAGTGGGTAACCGTATTATCGAATTGACACCACAGGGTGCGATTGACCGTTACATGACTTTCGATGATTACCTTGACGATGATAAAGTACAGGAACTTAGAAAGAAAATGTATTCATAA
- a CDS encoding phosphatidate cytidylyltransferase — translation MKTYILRTSLLLLVLLTFNSCAAVEGIFKAGMGVGIFIVVAIIAVIIFIIAKLRKK, via the coding sequence ATGAAAACGTATATCTTAAGAACCAGCTTGCTTTTACTTGTATTATTGACCTTTAACAGCTGTGCTGCAGTAGAAGGTATATTCAAGGCCGGAATGGGCGTTGGCATATTCATTGTCGTAGCCATAATAGCGGTAATTATCTTTATTATAGCCAAGCTGCGTAAAAAATAA
- the pyrR gene encoding bifunctional pyr operon transcriptional regulator/uracil phosphoribosyltransferase PyrR: MSQKVLLTSKEVNIILHRLACQLIEKHLDFSDTILIGIQPRGSFLAEKLKNLLESEYQIKDVSLGYLDITFFRDDFRRKEKPLEANKTQIDFIVENKKVIFIDDVLYTGRSIRSALTAIQSFGRPSEIELLVLIDRRFSRHLPIQPDYRGRQVDAINNEKVVVNWAEQEGEDIVLLV, translated from the coding sequence ATGAGTCAAAAAGTATTGCTTACTTCCAAAGAAGTCAATATCATTCTTCATCGTTTGGCCTGTCAGTTGATTGAAAAACATCTTGATTTTTCGGACACGATCTTAATTGGAATCCAGCCTCGTGGAAGTTTTCTCGCAGAAAAACTAAAAAATCTTCTGGAAAGCGAATACCAGATCAAAGATGTTTCTTTAGGGTATCTCGATATCACGTTTTTCCGTGATGATTTCCGAAGAAAAGAAAAACCGCTTGAAGCCAACAAAACCCAGATTGATTTTATCGTTGAAAACAAAAAAGTCATTTTTATCGATGATGTATTGTATACGGGACGCAGTATCCGTTCGGCACTTACCGCCATCCAGTCTTTTGGGCGGCCGTCAGAGATTGAACTGCTCGTACTGATCGACAGGCGCTTCAGCCGTCATCTTCCCATACAACCCGATTACAGGGGACGTCAGGTGGATGCGATCAATAATGAAAAAGTAGTAGTGAACTGGGCAGAACAGGAAGGCGAAGATATTGTACTCTTAGTATGA
- a CDS encoding aspartate carbamoyltransferase catalytic subunit: MKELSVNHLLGIKYINQQDIVLILETAEHFKEVINRPIKKVPSLRDVTIANIFFENSTRTKLSFELAQKRLSADVISFSAAQSSVKKGETLIDTVNNILAMKVDMVVMRHSNPGAAVFLSKNVKASIINAGDGAHEHPTQALLDSFTIRENLGGIAGKKIVIVGDILHSRVALSNIFALKMQGASVKVCGPKTLIPKHIESLGVTVEPNLRKALEWCDAANMLRVQNERMDVNYFPSTREYAQQYGLDKNLLDSLNKEIVIMHPGPINRGVEITSDVADSQQSVILNQVENGVAVRMAVIYLLASKIK, encoded by the coding sequence ATGAAAGAATTAAGCGTAAATCACTTATTAGGAATTAAATACATCAACCAACAGGATATCGTACTCATCCTGGAAACGGCAGAACATTTCAAGGAAGTGATCAACCGTCCGATCAAAAAAGTACCGTCACTTCGCGATGTTACTATTGCCAATATTTTTTTTGAAAACAGTACCCGTACCAAGTTATCCTTTGAGCTGGCGCAAAAAAGGCTCTCTGCCGATGTGATTAGTTTCTCTGCAGCCCAGTCTTCTGTTAAAAAAGGGGAGACCCTGATCGATACGGTCAATAACATACTCGCCATGAAAGTGGATATGGTCGTAATGCGCCATTCCAACCCCGGTGCTGCCGTATTCCTGTCCAAAAATGTAAAAGCCAGTATTATTAATGCCGGTGACGGTGCACACGAACACCCGACACAAGCTTTACTGGATTCTTTTACCATCCGTGAAAACCTGGGAGGCATTGCCGGTAAGAAAATCGTTATTGTGGGTGATATCCTGCATTCCAGGGTAGCATTGTCGAATATATTCGCTTTGAAAATGCAGGGTGCATCAGTAAAAGTATGCGGCCCAAAAACATTGATTCCAAAACATATTGAATCCTTAGGCGTTACGGTAGAACCCAACCTGCGAAAAGCACTGGAGTGGTGTGATGCAGCCAACATGCTGCGCGTTCAGAACGAACGTATGGATGTGAATTATTTTCCATCTACCCGCGAATATGCACAGCAGTACGGACTCGATAAAAACCTGTTGGACTCTTTGAATAAAGAGATTGTGATTATGCACCCGGGGCCAATCAACCGTGGTGTGGAGATTACTTCTGATGTGGCGGATTCGCAACAATCAGTGATCCTAAATCAGGTAGAAAATGGAGTAGCGGTACGTATGGCAGTCATTTACCTTTTGGCTTCAAAAATAAAATAA
- a CDS encoding ribonuclease Z, translated as MKVEKKEKDTLIKDTQGNLFSFIEKLTSEYNTFKDDNLIIDISAYTDLKLKEILAFLALSNTHRKGRKSFVIVVSEFDFDEVPEEMIVVPTVLEAHDIIEMEEIERDLGF; from the coding sequence ATGAAAGTAGAAAAAAAAGAAAAAGACACCCTGATTAAGGATACTCAGGGTAACCTGTTCTCATTTATCGAGAAGCTGACGTCAGAATATAACACGTTTAAGGACGATAACCTGATTATCGATATCTCGGCTTATACCGATTTAAAATTAAAAGAGATCTTGGCTTTTTTGGCCTTGTCCAACACACACAGGAAAGGGCGTAAATCTTTTGTGATCGTAGTCAGTGAATTCGACTTTGATGAAGTTCCCGAAGAGATGATTGTAGTGCCTACGGTGCTGGAAGCGCATGACATTATTGAAATGGAAGAGATAGAACGCGATTTGGGCTTTTAG
- a CDS encoding ribonuclease Z, translating to MNLTILGCYAATPRTFTNPTSQVLEIKNRMFLIDCGEGTQVQLRKNKIKFSRINHIFISHLHGDHFYGLVGLVSTFMLLNRVNDLHIYGPKGIKEVILLQLKLSNSWTNYNLYFHELESEGSEVVFEDEKVIVKTIPLKHRVYTNGYLFQEKTGDRKLNMDKILNLEIDQCYYQKIKSGGDVVLESGEVIPNSIMTFDPEPAKSYAFCSDTLYNEDILPIIQDVDVLYHESTFLESEAPLAGKTMHSTAKEAATIALKANAKQLVLGHYSTRYESIEKFREEASTIFQNVLLADDGKSFEF from the coding sequence ATGAATTTAACCATTTTGGGCTGCTATGCCGCTACACCCCGTACGTTCACCAATCCGACCTCCCAGGTGCTGGAAATCAAAAACCGGATGTTCCTGATCGATTGTGGGGAAGGGACCCAGGTACAGCTCCGTAAAAACAAGATTAAATTTTCCAGGATCAACCATATTTTCATTTCCCACCTCCACGGTGATCATTTCTACGGACTGGTGGGGCTGGTTTCTACTTTCATGCTATTGAATCGTGTGAATGACCTTCATATCTATGGTCCCAAAGGAATTAAGGAGGTTATATTATTGCAATTGAAATTATCCAATTCCTGGACCAACTACAACCTTTATTTCCACGAACTCGAATCGGAAGGTTCTGAAGTGGTTTTTGAAGATGAAAAGGTCATCGTAAAAACAATTCCATTAAAACACCGGGTGTATACGAATGGGTATCTATTTCAGGAAAAAACGGGAGACCGGAAACTAAACATGGATAAAATACTCAACCTCGAGATTGACCAGTGTTATTACCAAAAGATAAAAAGTGGTGGCGATGTGGTATTGGAAAGTGGGGAAGTGATTCCCAACAGCATCATGACCTTTGATCCCGAACCGGCTAAAAGTTATGCCTTTTGTTCCGATACTTTGTACAATGAAGACATATTGCCTATAATTCAGGATGTAGATGTGTTGTACCACGAGTCTACTTTTTTAGAATCAGAAGCGCCCTTGGCAGGAAAAACGATGCACAGTACCGCCAAAGAAGCAGCGACGATTGCTTTAAAAGCCAATGCCAAGCAGTTGGTTTTAGGACATTATTCCACCCGTTATGAATCGATTGAAAAATTCCGGGAAGAAGCCAGCACAATCTTTCAGAACGTACTCCTGGCAGATGACGGAAAATCATTTGAATTTTAA
- the pdxH gene encoding pyridoxamine 5'-phosphate oxidase, whose product MEDLSNYRKSYEKSELVETGIPEDPITLFKKWFHETEDSGGTDEVNAMTVSTIGLDGFPKSRVVLLKQYTYEGFIFYTNYNSEKGRAISKNPHVCLSFFWAAAERQVIIKGIAEKTTENISDGYFDSRPAGSKLGAIVSHQSEVIASREVLEHDLKQLEHDFEGKEIPRPEHWGGFLIRPVSIEFWQGRANRLHDRIRYEIQEDFSWKTERLAP is encoded by the coding sequence ATGGAAGATTTAAGCAATTACAGAAAGTCCTATGAGAAAAGCGAATTGGTCGAAACCGGGATCCCGGAAGATCCTATTACACTTTTTAAAAAGTGGTTCCATGAAACCGAAGATTCCGGTGGGACCGACGAAGTGAATGCCATGACCGTATCCACTATTGGACTGGATGGTTTTCCAAAATCACGCGTGGTATTATTAAAGCAATATACGTATGAGGGATTTATCTTTTATACGAATTACAATTCCGAAAAGGGAAGAGCGATATCGAAAAATCCGCACGTCTGCCTTTCTTTCTTTTGGGCAGCAGCAGAGCGTCAGGTGATCATTAAAGGAATTGCCGAGAAAACGACTGAGAATATCTCCGACGGTTATTTCGATTCCCGTCCCGCAGGAAGCAAACTCGGGGCTATTGTTTCGCATCAAAGCGAAGTGATTGCGTCACGGGAAGTCCTGGAGCACGATTTAAAACAGTTGGAGCACGATTTTGAAGGAAAGGAAATCCCAAGGCCGGAGCATTGGGGTGGATTTTTAATACGTCCCGTGAGTATTGAATTCTGGCAGGGAAGGGCTAACAGGCTGCATGACAGGATCCGTTATGAAATACAGGAAGATTTTTCCTGGAAAACCGAACGGCTGGCACCTTAA
- a CDS encoding SixA phosphatase family protein, with translation MKQLIIIRHAKSSWETASKDRERPLSVRGIQDAHLISSNCCELLPKSFVFWSSTAKRASETAIIFAQNLSCPEDSIIYKDVLYTFDEKQLEKAIKSCNDQFDNLIIFGHNPAITNFVNKFTDAAYDNIPTCGFVAINFEQTRWQEISNGEIQKVIFPKDLKNEHNV, from the coding sequence ATGAAACAATTGATTATAATCAGACACGCAAAATCAAGCTGGGAAACCGCTTCAAAAGATAGGGAAAGACCACTTTCAGTACGCGGTATTCAGGATGCGCACCTCATATCATCCAATTGTTGTGAGCTCCTTCCAAAATCTTTTGTTTTTTGGAGTAGTACTGCAAAAAGAGCTTCAGAAACAGCAATTATTTTTGCTCAGAATTTATCCTGTCCCGAGGATAGTATTATTTATAAAGACGTTCTTTATACTTTTGATGAGAAACAATTGGAAAAAGCCATCAAAAGCTGTAACGACCAATTTGATAACTTAATTATTTTTGGTCACAATCCCGCAATTACTAATTTTGTTAATAAATTTACCGACGCAGCGTATGATAATATTCCGACCTGTGGATTTGTAGCCATCAATTTTGAACAGACCCGATGGCAGGAGATAAGTAATGGTGAAATACAAAAAGTAATTTTTCCCAAAGATTTAAAAAATGAACATAACGTTTGA
- the ppk1 gene encoding polyphosphate kinase 1 → MNITFENRYIDREKSWLAFNARVLQEAGDKKVPLLDRLRFLGIFSNNLDEFFRVRYAAIRRLRMSGISGEKVLGGITAKQSLKEITATVIELQSESLRILNIIENELASENIFIINETEISREQENFIKDFFIQKVSPALVTIILNDLAEFPILKDASGYLAIKLVMKSNADVRYAIVEIPKTINRFVVLPSNNDKQYVIMLDDVIRYNLHSIFNIFDYERISAHMIKITRDAQLEIDSDLSKSLLEKISSSVKDRRIGEPVRFVYDQGIEEDTLKFFLTKMGINSTDSIIPGGRYHNRRDYMDFPNLGRYDLLYYQNAPLPVDGLSLEGSILAKIAKKDYLINAPYQSFSYVIKFLREAALDPQVTAIKITLYRLAKNSQIISSLINAAKNGKKVVVQIELQARFDEASNISYAEQMQLEGIELIFGIKGLKVHSKICLIERKEEGKTVRYGFISTGNFNESTAKIYTDVTLLTSHPQILRDASKIFEFFDINYRLHRYKHLIVSPHYSRSRFNKLIDTEIHNAIAGKPAYMKLKMNSLSDFKMIDKLYEASRSGVKIKLIVRGICSLIPGVPGMSENIEAISIVDNYLEHSRVYIFGNDGNPAVFISSADFMTRNLDGRVEVTCPIYDEEIKQELIDTFDIGWKGNVKARLHSESLNNAYKPRNKDKTFRAQVETFNYYRDKLEVITEQL, encoded by the coding sequence ATGAACATAACGTTTGAGAATAGGTACATTGATAGAGAAAAGAGCTGGCTTGCGTTTAATGCCAGAGTATTGCAGGAAGCCGGAGATAAAAAAGTGCCATTACTGGACCGGCTTCGTTTCTTAGGGATTTTTTCAAACAATCTCGATGAGTTTTTCCGGGTGCGGTATGCAGCCATACGACGACTTCGGATGTCGGGGATTTCAGGGGAAAAAGTATTGGGGGGTATTACCGCCAAACAATCCCTGAAGGAAATTACCGCTACAGTGATCGAACTGCAGTCGGAAAGTCTCCGGATCCTGAATATCATTGAGAATGAACTCGCCAGTGAAAATATTTTCATCATCAACGAAACCGAAATCTCACGCGAACAGGAGAATTTCATCAAAGACTTTTTTATACAGAAGGTAAGCCCGGCATTAGTGACCATCATCCTGAATGACCTGGCCGAATTCCCGATACTAAAAGATGCCTCAGGGTATCTCGCTATTAAATTGGTCATGAAATCCAATGCCGATGTGCGCTACGCTATCGTGGAGATTCCTAAAACCATCAACCGTTTTGTAGTATTGCCTTCCAATAATGACAAGCAATATGTGATTATGCTGGACGATGTGATCCGGTATAACCTGCACAGTATTTTTAATATTTTTGACTATGAGCGCATTTCTGCCCACATGATCAAAATCACCCGTGATGCCCAGCTGGAAATTGACAGTGACCTGAGTAAAAGTTTGCTGGAAAAAATATCCTCTTCGGTAAAGGACAGGAGGATCGGGGAACCGGTTCGTTTTGTATACGACCAGGGGATAGAAGAAGACACACTTAAATTCTTCCTGACTAAGATGGGCATCAATTCCACCGATAGTATCATACCCGGAGGGCGCTACCATAACCGCAGGGATTATATGGATTTCCCAAACCTGGGCCGCTATGACTTGCTCTATTACCAAAATGCACCACTACCCGTGGATGGGCTCAGTCTGGAAGGAAGTATATTGGCCAAAATTGCCAAAAAAGACTACCTGATCAATGCGCCCTATCAGTCGTTTTCCTATGTAATTAAATTTTTACGGGAAGCAGCACTGGATCCGCAGGTAACAGCCATTAAGATTACCTTATACCGCCTGGCCAAGAATTCCCAGATTATCAGTTCGCTGATCAATGCAGCCAAAAACGGAAAGAAAGTGGTCGTTCAGATCGAGTTGCAGGCCCGTTTCGATGAAGCCAGTAATATTTCGTATGCCGAGCAGATGCAGCTGGAAGGGATAGAGCTTATTTTTGGGATCAAAGGCCTGAAAGTACACAGTAAAATATGCCTGATCGAGCGTAAGGAAGAAGGGAAAACCGTTCGGTACGGATTTATCTCTACCGGAAACTTCAACGAATCTACCGCCAAAATTTACACCGATGTCACCTTACTGACCAGCCACCCACAGATCCTGCGGGATGCCTCGAAGATATTTGAATTCTTTGATATCAATTACAGGCTGCACCGTTACAAGCACTTGATTGTATCGCCGCATTACAGCCGTAGCCGTTTCAATAAGCTGATCGATACCGAAATACACAATGCTATTGCCGGGAAGCCAGCGTATATGAAACTCAAAATGAATAGTTTGTCGGATTTTAAGATGATCGATAAATTATATGAAGCCAGTCGCAGTGGTGTAAAGATCAAACTGATCGTACGTGGGATATGTTCCCTGATTCCCGGTGTTCCCGGAATGAGTGAAAATATCGAGGCCATTAGTATTGTAGACAATTACCTCGAACACTCCAGGGTCTATATCTTTGGTAACGACGGCAATCCGGCAGTATTCATCTCGTCTGCCGATTTTATGACGCGCAACCTTGATGGCAGGGTAGAAGTTACCTGCCCGATTTATGATGAGGAAATCAAGCAGGAACTCATCGATACTTTCGATATCGGATGGAAAGGGAATGTAAAAGCAAGGCTCCATTCGGAATCGCTTAACAATGCCTACAAGCCGCGAAATAAAGATAAGACCTTCCGGGCACAGGTGGAAACCTTCAACTATTACAGGGACAAGCTGGAAGTCATCACCGAACAGCTATAA